The segment TAAATGGTTGCCCCAACAGCAGCAGCACCCATGTCATAAGCCTGATCAATGGTTCCAAACATAATCTGATCGTAGGTGTTTGGATAGGTTAACAGCTCGTTATGGTTAATCTTAACCACAAAAGGAATTTTGTGAGCATATTTTCGGGATACAGAAGCTAAGGCTCCAAAAGTAGAAGCAACGGCATTACATCCTGCTTCCATAGCCAAATTCACGATATGATCCGGATCAAAGTAATCAGGATTTTTTGCGAATGAGGCACCGGCTGAGTGCTCAATACCTTGATCTACCGGCAGAATGGATACATATCCGGTTCCGCCTAAGCGTCCATTATTTAAAAGTCTTTGAAGGTTTTGCAACACCCGGTTGTTGCGGTCAGAATGGTACCAAACGTCATCGACGTAGTTGGCGGTTGGTTTTATAATACTATCCTGACTTATCGTCTTGCATTTGTGGTTGAGAAGATCCGAAGCTTCGTCTCCAAGAAGTTCTTCGATACTGTTAATTCCAAGTGACATATTAAGTTTTCCCTTATTAGAATTAGTTTTTTTATGAGTGAGTAAGTGGGCTGAAAATATAAGCCTAAAAGAGGGAAATGGCTAAAGGGAAGTTATATGAATTCATAGCGAAAGATAAACCGAGTCTTTATAGTTTTCGAACAATTCATCGTTGAATAGACTATCTAATCCTTTTATACCGATTGCAAGCTTATAAATCCTTCTGAAAAGCTGTATCTTTGATTTAAAATTAAGCCAAAACCATTTTATAGTAATGAATATCGGTCCTATTGAACTGCCAAATCAACCCCTGTTTCTTGCCCCTATGGAAGATGTTACGGATTCCCCGTTCCGACAGCTCTGCCGACGTAAAGGAGCAGATATTGTATTCACGGAATTCATCAGTTCAGAAGCCATTATAAGAGCTTCCGATATTGCCATGCAGAAAATGGATTTCGAAGAAATGGAACGTCCGTTTGGTGTTCAGATTTTTGGCGGACGGGAGGAAGCGATGGAAGGAGCGGCAAAAGTGGCTGTTGACCAAAACCCGGATCTGGTCGATATCAACTTTGGGTGCCCGGTTTATAAGATTGTGAAAAAAGGAGCCGGAGCCGGCTGCCTGAAAGATCTTGCCATGATGGAACGAATGGCCGGTACCGTGGTTGATGCCGTCCAAGACCGGCCGGTTACCGTTAAAACCCGCCTGGGATGGGATGACAACACCATCAAAATCCAGGAAGTGGCCCTGATGCTTCAAAAACTTGGTGTTAAAGCCCTTACGGTTCATGCCCGCACTCGCTCCCAAAAATACAAAGGGGATGCCCGGTGGGACTGGCTGAAGAAACTTAAAAATACACCCGGACTCGAAATTCCCATCATTGGGAATGGAGATGTGACTTCTCCCGAGCTCGCAAAAAAAATGTTCGAGGAAACAGGAGTTGACGGCGTAATGATTGGCCGGGGAGCTATTGGCAACCCCTGGATATTTGAACAAACCCGGCATTACCTGGAAACCGGGAAGCTGCTTCCGGAACCAACCGTTCGTCAACGTGTTGAGCTCTGTGCTGAACAATTACGCCTTTCCGTTCAACAACACGGTGAGCGCTATGGGGTCATCATCATGAAAAAACATTACGGACAGTACCTGAAAGGAGTTCGTAACGGAAAGAATTTACGGATGCAGCTTATGGAACACGATGAGATGGATCCTATACTGGAACTCCTGCTCAACTTTGACGAAACCGAGATTCATGCAGTAGCGTGATTTTCATATCATATTAGTGATGAGAAGTGAGTAGTGAGCAATCAATGCAAATACTCAATACTAATCTTTCCAATATGAATCTTTTCCTTACCCCGGACGTACCTTGCTAAACCTTTGAACCAAAAATCATCCCATGTTAGCACGATTGGCCCGACTTTTTAAATCATTGCTTGGAGCTTCAGCTGTAGCCGCCTCTCCCCTTAAAGCCATCACCGGTATCGTTATCAGTATTATTCTACCCTATTTACTGTATGCATTCCTCGGAGGATTTGGGATTGCATTAGCCCTGGTAGGTTTGGTTTGGGGAATCGTTTGGTTGACTAAAAAAAAACAATAATTAAAGAAGCTAAATACCTGCTACTCTACAAATAATCCCTTCCAATAAACGGCTTCAGTACCTCCGGCACTCTGACCTTCCCATTCTCTTCCTGGTAAGCCTCCAAAATTGCTGAAACAACACGCGGTAATGCCAGCCCCGATCCGTTCAGCGTGTGCAGCGTCTCAATTTCCTTTTCATCTTTTCGGTAGCGGAGTTGCATCCGGCGTGCCTGGAAACTTTCAAAATTGGAGCATGAGCTCACTTCCAGCCAGCGCTGTTGGCCCAGACTCCATACCTCAATATCATACTTTTTACTCTGTGTGAAGCCCATATCGCCGGTGCACATTAACAAAGTGCGGTATGGAAGTTCCAGTGCTTCGAGCAGTTTTTCAGCGTGTTCCCGCAAGCTTTCCAGTTCATCATAAGAATCTTCCGGATTTACAATTTTCACCAGTTCCACTTTATCAAACTGATGCAGCCTGTTCAATCCACGAACGTCTTTTCCGTATGAACCGGCTTCCCGTCTCCAACAGGGAGTATGGCAGACATATTTCAGCGGCAGCTCTTTTAGCTCAATAATCTCATCACGATGGAAGTTTGTAACCGGCACTTCAGCCGTTGGAATCGTAAAAAACTCATCCCGCGGAATCACATACATCATGTCTTCCTTATCGGGAATCTGTCCTGTTCCTCTCGCTGAGTCTTCATTCACAAAATAAGGAGCCTGAAGCTCGGTATATCCTGCCTTTCCTGCTTCATTGATGAAATAATTTATCAATGCTCTTTGTAGTTGAGCAACCCCACCTACATAAAAAGGGAAACCGGCACCCGTTACTTTCACACCTCGCTCAAAATCAACCCAGCCGTGCCGTTCAGTCAACTCCCAATGCGGTTTTCGCCAATCATTCTCGTTGGGCTGGCCCCAGGTTTTGAACGTCTCGTTATCATCTTCCGTGGCACCAACCGGAACGCTCGGGTGAGGAATATTCGGGATGCGGAGCAGCATGTCATCCCTTTTTTCACGAAGCTCTTTAACCTCTTCTTCAATTTCCTTGATCCGCTCCTTCATCTGAGAGGTTTTCTTGATGATCTCCTGGGCTTCTTCCTTCTTTCCCTGCCCCATCAGCTTTCCGATTTCCTTGGCCTTGGTGTTGCTTTCGCTTCGAAGCAAATCTCCCTCATGTACTTTAGACCTCCAGTCTTCATCCACGGACAGAACTTTTTCTACTACAGAAGTATCCTTCTCCCCCTTATTGATAATCGCCTTTTCTACCAATTCGCGGTTTTCTTTGATGAAGTTGATGTCGAGCATGTTTAGGTACGGTAAATTTCTTTTGATTTAAGCATCAAAGATAAGAGGTATTCGACTTTTTGTTACACCTTTTTTGAGCTTAATAATTCCCAGTAAACAGTTCCGCTGGAAGCGCTTTTCTTATTGATTACCTAAATAATTAAGGTTATCATCCAACAATCAAAGAATTTTTAGGGAGTTTAAGATAAAATATGAGTCATTTATTAGACGATACCGATCTGGCTATTTTAAACCATCTTCAGGAGCATGGCCGGGCACAGCGAAACACCATTGCTGAATTGGTAAACTTGTCGGTTCCTTCGGTTTCCGAACGAATGAAAAAACTGGAAGAACGCGGACTTATCGAAGGATATAAAGCCATCCTTAACAGCAAGAAATTTCACTTCGATATTACAGCCTTCATCTTTGTGCAGGTTGACGGTTCGGAAAACTATCAATCCTTTGTAGAGAGAGCTGCTGAAGAAAGAGAAATTTTAGAGTGCCATTCTATTACCGGAGACGGTTCACACTTCCTGAAAGTAAGAACAAAGAATACCGGTTCTTTTGAGAGCCTGCTTTCCAGAATTCAGGCCTGGGAAGGTGTCAGCAAAACCCGCTCAAACCTTGTTTTATCCAGCTTTAAGGAAACAAGGTCGCTACCTGTAGAGCATGCTGTGGAGCTTATTAAGAAATAGAAGAGCGCTAATTTCCCTTCACATT is part of the Gracilimonas sediminicola genome and harbors:
- the dusB gene encoding tRNA dihydrouridine synthase DusB — protein: MNIGPIELPNQPLFLAPMEDVTDSPFRQLCRRKGADIVFTEFISSEAIIRASDIAMQKMDFEEMERPFGVQIFGGREEAMEGAAKVAVDQNPDLVDINFGCPVYKIVKKGAGAGCLKDLAMMERMAGTVVDAVQDRPVTVKTRLGWDDNTIKIQEVALMLQKLGVKALTVHARTRSQKYKGDARWDWLKKLKNTPGLEIPIIGNGDVTSPELAKKMFEETGVDGVMIGRGAIGNPWIFEQTRHYLETGKLLPEPTVRQRVELCAEQLRLSVQQHGERYGVIIMKKHYGQYLKGVRNGKNLRMQLMEHDEMDPILELLLNFDETEIHAVA
- the serS gene encoding serine--tRNA ligase, whose product is MLDINFIKENRELVEKAIINKGEKDTSVVEKVLSVDEDWRSKVHEGDLLRSESNTKAKEIGKLMGQGKKEEAQEIIKKTSQMKERIKEIEEEVKELREKRDDMLLRIPNIPHPSVPVGATEDDNETFKTWGQPNENDWRKPHWELTERHGWVDFERGVKVTGAGFPFYVGGVAQLQRALINYFINEAGKAGYTELQAPYFVNEDSARGTGQIPDKEDMMYVIPRDEFFTIPTAEVPVTNFHRDEIIELKELPLKYVCHTPCWRREAGSYGKDVRGLNRLHQFDKVELVKIVNPEDSYDELESLREHAEKLLEALELPYRTLLMCTGDMGFTQSKKYDIEVWSLGQQRWLEVSSCSNFESFQARRMQLRYRKDEKEIETLHTLNGSGLALPRVVSAILEAYQEENGKVRVPEVLKPFIGRDYL
- a CDS encoding Lrp/AsnC family transcriptional regulator, with translation MSHLLDDTDLAILNHLQEHGRAQRNTIAELVNLSVPSVSERMKKLEERGLIEGYKAILNSKKFHFDITAFIFVQVDGSENYQSFVERAAEEREILECHSITGDGSHFLKVRTKNTGSFESLLSRIQAWEGVSKTRSNLVLSSFKETRSLPVEHAVELIKK